The following coding sequences lie in one Synechococcus sp. MW101C3 genomic window:
- the acnB gene encoding bifunctional aconitate hydratase 2/2-methylisocitrate dehydratase: MTPSPMASSPIAAADLLAAYRTAAAEREALGVPPLPLSAPQAQALTELLEQPPAGEEAFLLDLLSERIPPGVDEAAYVKAGWLSAVAQGLATSPLVDPIAATRLLATMIGGYNVGALITLLSHADAAIAAEAATGLSGTLLVYDAFNDVLELAETNPWAKQVVESWAEAAWFTKKAPLAEAITVTVFKVEGETNTDDLSPATHATTRPDIPLHAQAMLETRQPGGLEQITALKAKGHPVAYVGDVVGTGSSRKSAINSVLWHTGTDIPHVPNKRSGGVILGGKIAPIFFNTAEDSGALPIECDVAALNTGDVITIRPYDGTIERAAGEAGAGEIVARFELKPSTITDEVRAGGRIPLLIGRSLTDKVRARLGLPASDLFIRPVAPTDTGKGFTLAQKMVGRACGLAGVRPGTSCEPLMTTVGSQDTTGPMTRDEMKELACLGFSSDLVLQSFCHTAAYPKPVDLKTHAELPDFISSRGGVALRPGDGIIHSWLNRMLLPDTVGTGGDSHTRFPLGISFPAGSGLVAFAAAIGAMPLDMPESVLVRFSGSLQPGVTLRDVVNVIPWVAIQKGLLTVAKAGKKNVFSGRILEIEGLPDLKLEQAFELTDASAERSCAGCTIKLSEETVAEYLRSNVALLKNMIARGYSDARTMARRIQAMEAWLAAPQLLSADADAEYAEVIEINLDELTEPVLACPNDPDNVKLLSEVAGDRIDEVFIGSCMTNIGHYRAAATVLDGAGTSAARLWVCPPTRMDDEVLRAEGYTAKFETAGARMELPGCSLCMGNQARVEDNTTVFSTSTRNFNNRLGNGAQVYLGSAELAAVCALLGRIPTPAEYLEIAAAKIDPLSDQLYRYLNFDQIDGFSDAGRVVSVEEEEKVLAGV; encoded by the coding sequence ATGACCCCTTCTCCTATGGCTTCGTCCCCCATCGCCGCCGCCGATCTGCTGGCCGCTTACCGCACTGCCGCTGCGGAGCGTGAGGCCCTCGGCGTGCCGCCGCTGCCGCTCTCGGCCCCCCAGGCCCAGGCCCTCACCGAGTTGCTGGAGCAGCCGCCCGCCGGCGAGGAGGCGTTCCTGCTGGATCTGCTGAGCGAACGGATCCCACCGGGGGTGGATGAGGCGGCCTACGTCAAGGCGGGCTGGCTGAGCGCCGTGGCCCAGGGGCTGGCCACCAGTCCGCTGGTGGATCCGATCGCGGCCACCCGCCTGCTGGCCACGATGATCGGCGGCTACAACGTGGGGGCGCTGATCACGCTGCTGAGCCACGCCGATGCGGCGATCGCCGCCGAGGCCGCCACGGGGCTGAGCGGCACCCTGCTCGTCTACGACGCCTTCAACGACGTGCTGGAGCTGGCGGAGACCAACCCGTGGGCCAAGCAGGTGGTGGAGAGCTGGGCCGAGGCCGCCTGGTTCACCAAGAAGGCGCCGCTGGCGGAGGCGATCACCGTGACGGTGTTCAAGGTGGAGGGGGAAACCAACACCGACGACCTCTCGCCGGCCACCCACGCCACCACCCGCCCCGACATTCCCCTGCACGCCCAGGCGATGCTGGAGACGCGCCAACCCGGCGGCCTCGAGCAGATCACTGCTCTCAAGGCGAAAGGCCATCCGGTGGCCTACGTGGGCGATGTGGTGGGCACCGGCAGCTCGCGCAAATCAGCGATCAACTCGGTGCTGTGGCACACCGGCACCGACATTCCCCATGTGCCCAACAAGCGCTCCGGCGGTGTGATCCTGGGCGGCAAGATCGCGCCGATCTTCTTCAACACGGCCGAGGATTCCGGCGCCCTGCCGATCGAATGCGATGTGGCGGCGCTGAACACCGGCGATGTGATCACGATCCGCCCCTACGACGGCACGATCGAGCGCGCAGCGGGTGAAGCCGGCGCCGGCGAGATCGTGGCCCGCTTCGAGCTCAAGCCCAGCACGATCACCGATGAGGTGCGCGCCGGCGGCCGCATCCCGCTGCTGATCGGCCGCTCCCTGACCGACAAGGTGCGCGCCCGCCTGGGCCTGCCCGCCTCCGACCTGTTCATCCGTCCGGTGGCCCCCACCGACACCGGCAAGGGCTTCACCCTGGCCCAGAAGATGGTGGGCCGGGCCTGCGGCCTGGCCGGGGTGCGGCCCGGCACCAGCTGCGAACCGCTGATGACCACCGTGGGCTCGCAGGACACCACCGGGCCGATGACCCGCGACGAGATGAAGGAACTGGCCTGCCTGGGCTTCTCCTCCGACCTGGTGCTGCAGAGCTTCTGCCACACCGCCGCCTACCCGAAGCCGGTGGATCTCAAGACCCACGCCGAACTGCCCGATTTCATCAGCTCCCGCGGCGGCGTGGCGCTGCGCCCCGGCGACGGCATCATCCACAGCTGGCTCAACCGCATGCTCCTGCCCGACACGGTGGGCACCGGCGGTGACAGCCACACCCGCTTCCCGCTCGGCATCTCCTTCCCGGCCGGCTCGGGCCTGGTGGCCTTCGCCGCCGCGATCGGCGCCATGCCCCTCGACATGCCCGAATCGGTGCTGGTGCGCTTCAGCGGTTCGCTGCAGCCGGGCGTGACCCTGCGCGATGTGGTGAACGTGATCCCGTGGGTGGCGATCCAGAAGGGTCTGCTCACGGTGGCGAAGGCGGGCAAGAAAAACGTGTTCTCCGGCCGCATCCTTGAAATCGAAGGGCTGCCGGATCTGAAGCTCGAGCAGGCGTTTGAGTTGACGGACGCCTCCGCCGAACGCTCCTGTGCCGGCTGCACGATCAAGCTCTCGGAAGAGACGGTGGCGGAATACCTGCGCAGCAACGTGGCGCTGCTCAAGAACATGATCGCCAGGGGCTACAGCGATGCCCGCACCATGGCCCGTCGCATCCAGGCGATGGAGGCGTGGCTGGCGGCTCCGCAGCTGCTGAGCGCCGATGCCGACGCCGAGTACGCCGAAGTGATCGAGATCAACCTCGATGAACTCACCGAACCGGTGCTGGCCTGCCCGAACGATCCCGACAACGTCAAGCTGCTGAGCGAGGTGGCGGGCGACCGGATCGATGAGGTGTTCATCGGCTCCTGCATGACCAACATCGGCCACTACCGCGCCGCCGCCACGGTGCTGGATGGGGCCGGCACCAGCGCCGCCCGCCTGTGGGTGTGCCCCCCCACCCGCATGGACGATGAGGTGCTGCGCGCCGAGGGTTACACCGCCAAGTTCGAAACCGCCGGCGCCCGCATGGAGCTGCCGGGCTGCTCGCTGTGCATGGGCAACCAGGCCCGGGTGGAAGACAACACCACGGTGTTCTCCACCAGCACGCGCAACTTCAACAACCGCCTCGGCAATGGCGCCCAGGTGTATCTGGGCAGCGCCGAACTGGCGGCCGTGTGTGCGCTGCTGGGCCGCATTCCCACGCCAGCCGAATACCTGGAGATCGCGGCGGCCAAGATCGATCCCCTCTCCGACCAGCTCTACCGCTACCTCAATTTCGACCAGATCGACGGCTTCAGTGACGCCGGCCGCGTGGTGAGCGTGGAGGAGGAGGAGAAGGTGCTGGCGGGGGTCTGA
- a CDS encoding 3-deoxy-7-phosphoheptulonate synthase produces MIPTSDLHVVETRPLVAPAVLHRELPLGEAAAAVVAGARERIKAILHGRDSRLLVIVGPCSVHDVTAAQEYAAAIARVRAEHLDQLEIVMRVYFEKPRTTVGWKGLINDPHLDSSYDINTGLRLARGLLLHLAELGLPAATELLDPVVPQYIADLISWTAIGARTTESQTHREMASGLSMPIGFKNGTDGSVMTAINAMEAAARPHHFLGISRQGHAAIVSTTGNPDGHLVLRGGKGGTNYHPEAVAAAAASLAKAGLPARLMVDCSHGNSNKDYRLQGQVLAQVGEQLRQAACPVMGVMIESHLVAGNQKIPADLSQLTYGQSITDACIDLDTTREVLAGLAEAVKEAQRQAPTGEVLAAV; encoded by the coding sequence ATGATCCCCACCTCCGACCTCCATGTGGTGGAGACCCGGCCGCTGGTGGCGCCGGCGGTGCTGCACCGGGAGCTGCCCCTCGGCGAAGCGGCGGCGGCGGTGGTGGCCGGCGCCCGCGAGCGCATCAAGGCGATCCTGCACGGCCGTGATTCGCGCCTGCTGGTGATCGTGGGGCCCTGCTCCGTCCACGACGTGACAGCCGCCCAGGAGTACGCCGCTGCCATCGCCCGGGTGCGGGCCGAGCACCTCGATCAGCTGGAGATCGTGATGCGGGTGTACTTCGAGAAGCCGCGCACCACCGTGGGATGGAAGGGGCTGATCAACGATCCCCACCTCGACAGCAGCTACGACATCAACACCGGCCTGCGCTTGGCGCGCGGCCTGCTGCTCCATCTCGCCGAGCTCGGCCTTCCCGCTGCCACCGAACTGCTCGATCCGGTGGTGCCCCAGTACATCGCCGATCTGATCAGCTGGACGGCGATCGGCGCCCGCACCACCGAAAGCCAGACGCACCGCGAGATGGCTTCGGGCCTGTCGATGCCGATCGGCTTCAAGAACGGCACCGACGGCAGCGTCATGACGGCGATCAACGCCATGGAGGCGGCCGCCCGTCCGCACCATTTCCTCGGCATCAGCCGCCAGGGCCATGCGGCGATCGTGTCCACCACCGGCAACCCCGATGGCCACCTGGTGCTGCGCGGCGGCAAGGGCGGCACCAACTACCACCCGGAAGCGGTGGCAGCGGCGGCGGCCTCGCTGGCCAAGGCCGGCTTGCCGGCGCGGCTGATGGTGGACTGCAGCCACGGCAACTCCAACAAGGACTACCGCCTGCAGGGCCAGGTGCTGGCTCAGGTGGGTGAGCAGCTGCGCCAGGCCGCCTGCCCGGTGATGGGCGTGATGATCGAAAGCCACCTGGTGGCGGGCAATCAGAAGATCCCGGCGGATCTCTCCCAGCTCACCTACGGCCAGAGCATCACCGATGCCTGCATCGACCTGGACACCACCCGCGAGGTGCTCGCCGGCCTGGCCGAAGCGGTGAAGGAGGCTCAGCGCCAGGCGCCCACCGGCGAGGTGCTGGCAGCGGTCTGA